The genomic DNA ttatgaagtCCATACCAGAGAGACATTTACATGGCAGCCAAATATTATCAATATTGTTTGATACATATTAACAAAAAACGGTTACTGCGTTTCAGTATCGGAGATGAGTTTTGGCACTGCATCGTTCATCCTTAAGCAAGCAAGCtagggaaaagaaagaaaataatacaGTTAGAtggatattaaatatatatcaaaataaatgTAGAGCAAAAAAAGAAGCCATGTTTAAAATATAGCAACCTAGTTGGTTTTTTCAGGAGTGGTACCAAGTTTTCCGCTAGTTGGTGACGATTTCTTTTTGAGCAACTTTATTGGAACTTCATCAAACTCCCTTGGATCCGCCTCTGAAACTTCTTCCATTTCTCTGTTTTAAATGGGCTACCAGTgttaaataaaatgaatgaaaaataatttcaaaattatGTTTTGAAAGGAAGTTACGAAACAAACCTTTGCTCATTGTTGGTGAAAAGAGTCCTCTTGATTGATTCCCTCTTCCTTTTATTCGATTGTTCAGTAGTTTCAGCACTTGAAGTAGAAGACGAAACCGTCGTGGAAGACCCTGTGATTTCTCTTGGCAAAGGCAGTGGAGTTGCTGGTTGCATGGTTGTATAGTCGATTACATTTTGAATGAGGACATTGCTTGGATTGAAATTATTTCTTCTATTTCCAAACCGCAGatggaaaattttcttttgcccGATTAGTCTAAGAAATTCATTTGGTAATTGTTGATGGTCCACCAATGTCTGATTCAGAACCAAATCTTTGCAGCTCATGCCAAAAAGTTTTTCACCACATTTTCCAATTATCAAAGCATCAATCTCATTGGTTTCATCTTCGAGTATCAGATTGACCTTATACCTACATTTAAAAACCTAATGTAAGATTACAATGAAAtatccaaaacaaaaacaaccatGAGAAATTTAGgtgtttaaaaaaatatcaatagtGAGATTGAAAAATTACATACCATTGACGgagtgaaaaattaattgattctAAACTGAAAAgcgcaaagtaaaaaaaattcaactcaTGGTATACATAGTAACAAAATTGCAGCACAACATGTTAAATATTACCAAGGTGTTGGAATTTGATTTGGGTGTTTTTGACAAATTAGTTGTGCAGTTGTTGGGTCCTTATGCATTTGTTTTACACAAATGGGCCAGGCACTATACCACCAATCGTAACGTGTGTCAAAATGCTTCACAGCTGCTTTACATAGAAATGTCTCATCCTGTAATATATTTTGTCATATATGTGTGAAACTGACAACAATCATATGCATTCTTTTTATTGAATGTGTGAAATCACAGTTGTAAAATTTTAAGGGAACATTAAAAGGGATAATCAAGTTTTAAACCTTGTACAAATCTGGATCCAAGAAAGCCAATTCATCAATTGTAACTTTTTTCGCAGTCTATAGAAGTTTAGCTTCATTTGCCTGGTCTGAAGACGGAGGCAATATTTTTGGAAATTCTTTGCAGTTGGAAAACCTGCATGATTGAAAAGATCACATTGTTTGAACAATATAGAAATAGCATCTGTTTTCATTCAAGAATAATAGATATATCGTTATTTTGTTCCAAAAATTAGAAATATACTTACACTGACTTGTAGGAATTCACTTCCGGGATGTCTGGATCAATGAAAAAAAGTGATGAACCGGTACTGTTTAAGACAATGTTGCCTGCGCATTGAAATCATGGCAGAAAAAAGGTGATGAAACACAAATCATGACGGATAcagtttaaaatttgttttaatagTTGCATCATTGTATCAcaaaaagtaatttaaaaaaaaaaaaaaaaaagggtacgcATGGCATACAGATgatgttttttgtgaaaattttaataaactggTAACAGAATTAATTGGGACATGCAGTGGATTCCTAAGTGAGTGTTCGATTGAGAATATAGTTTTAGTTATTTTGTAATTGTCAGTCGAGACTATCAATAGCTTAATCAACTAAATATATAAAACTGGAGAAAGCAGAAAATAAGTAGAAGTATGACAAACAACAATCATTGAGCACCAATATAATCAGATAGCTGCAAATTGACTGGTTAGAAAGGGTGGCAACGTAGAATGACTaattgtaacaaataaatataataaaatccaACAATGGTTAAACACCAAAAGAATTTAAATGACTTAGTATGGACAAAGAACAAAATAAGGATGCAaaagattaattttaaattaaatgaaatacCTAGGTAGCGTCTGACTTTTAAACTTGTGAAAACAACCACGACTGGCAGTGAAAATGCCTCTGttgacaaagaagaaaaagcttCACCAATGTCTGCCCATAACGTAACCGTGAGTTCTTCTTTTCTGTGGATCAAAAAACTCGCaagtaaaaatttaaatttttacaaCAGCAAAGGAACAAAGACTAAAGACAATTTAGGCTAATAACAATAAAAGGTGAAAAATGACCTTATATTCTGAATGTGCACATCACATTTGTATGCAACCCTCTGATTAATCTGTTTTTCTTCCAAGGACTGTACGGCTCTTATACAACCGCTAACatcttataatttaaaacataaatataatcacATTGTTAAATActactttagaaaataaataccAACTCGTTTGAATGGATTTATATGCATAGACATGTTAACAGTACCTGTAAGGATGTCAACCCTGTCCAAGCGAGGGTAAGTGTGTTGTAATCTTGTAGAAAGAACCGATGGCGAGGGATGGGTGGAAACACACTggccaattttttaaattttgttaccGCATTAAACAAAACTTGAGTTTCATGCGGGACTACTTTGTATTGTCCCCTGATTTTACTGGTACGGAAATCAATGATTTCATAGCATCCACTAGCTTCAATCTTCGCAACCATAACATCATACTCAACATTTAATGTGGTCGCCTCAATGGCATCTTGCTTCACAATTTATCATGCCAAgacagagaaggaaaaaaagttacaaaagtaattaaaaaataaataaaaatatagattATACTATCAATAACACAAAGAACAACACACTTATCAAATTGTTAGCATGAGGAAAAAAGAATTATTGAAAatagttaaattattttaatcaacACTTGAAAAGAAATGTATGAATgccaaaaaatttaagaaaaaaaatgtaacacCATGAAAAAAaggtaagaaaataaaaaattcataaaaaaaggTAAGAAAACACTGATCTGTTCATTTTGTGTAACACGGCATACTTAAATTTTATTCCCCAACATCTAAAAAATAGGGGTAGAAAAATATTTTCTGGCTAGTTAATTATTAGTATTACCGTCTTTGATTAAAATAATGAATCAATAATCTCACCATTTCATCAACTAATATACAGTTCAAAGCTGTATATTTTTGAACAGTGCCTGGGATTGTCGATTTCATATCCTGCATATccggattttgattttttttgctttcGTGTATGGTTTTAACTGATGAATAGGAGTTGGCTGTGTGTTTTCCATTTATCCTACAACAATGAAATTTACATAATATGCCACAAATTTATCCAAAAGCATAAAAAAACActgaaaagaaaactaaaatcatTTGTTATTTGTCCATCCATGTTTGGGAGGAAAAATTTAACAGCTTAATTAATAACCAAAAGTA from Pyrus communis chromosome 17, drPyrComm1.1, whole genome shotgun sequence includes the following:
- the LOC137721756 gene encoding uncharacterized protein, whose translation is MKLNFYRLRKKLQLMNWLSWIQICTRYKVNLILEDETNEIDALIIGKCGEKLFGMSCKDLVLNQTLVDHQQLPNEFLRLIGQKKIFHLRFGNRRNNFNPSNVLIQNVIDYTTMQPATPLPLPREITGSSTTVSSSTSSAETTEQSNKRKRESIKRTLFTNNEQREMEEVSEADPREFDEVPIKLLKKKSSPTSGKLGTTPEKTN